In Falco biarmicus isolate bFalBia1 chromosome 5, bFalBia1.pri, whole genome shotgun sequence, a single genomic region encodes these proteins:
- the NDUFB2 gene encoding NADH dehydrogenase [ubiquinone] 1 beta subcomplex subunit 2, mitochondrial: MLASLGRSAGRLLRTGSGATGLRHAGGEVHIQPRYRQFPELTRAQVIRGEVLSGFMWFWILWHFWHSSDMVLGHFPYPDPSAWTDEELGIPPDDAE, translated from the exons ATGCTGGCGTCGCTGGGGCGGTCGGCGGGGCGGCTGCTGCGGACCGGGAGCGGCGCGACCGGGCTGCGGCA CGCGGGCGGCGAGGTGCACATCCAGCCGCGGTACCGGCAGTTCCCGGAGCTGACGCGGGCGCAGGTGATCCGGGGCGAGGTCCTCAGCGGCTTCATGTGGTTCTGGATCCTCTGGCACTTCTGGCACAGCTCGGACATGGTGCTG GGCCACTTCCCCTACCCCGACCCTTCGGCCTGGACGGACGAGGAGCTGGGGATCCCTCCGGACGACGCGGAATAG
- the LOC130150323 gene encoding uncharacterized protein LOC130150323: MENESYPVHVACLLRDSGAHERNMQNITEKAAKQSGGSFQAIRLLPTAPGKGSSRSNLYAQCCHTANKDPCGSLLPRCPVTDFPVCAWNPDSLCMPLISLAKRNFIDSSPEASSLVRGARVLARREADGHYYLGHIAQEASRERFLIEFDKSRSLKGKVQLCLQETPLYDILHCDDARQQPLAPGDRVLAPWEARAERFGPGTVLKVMENKEAHLAYNRRVVLVNFWNGQTKEVSSDQALQIPLPLSERIILELQMPLAARQMLVESSLDYPYVVTPGYRASGHYRQGHSDLDCWSRGLYLTQPCAKCSCRCTLLPHCCLAAWEHTCKMQQEDAFIPGSSLTKEELSKKIEEQLSEMRISSPESVSREEEKKEDKRLKTEDVPKYVQSCLEEDNELTEPKKSPQREIAHTMVDAAVNTDSWLVEVVHKEEADSRQQDAETEVNFKHQQGLFESRATEAPIQHSQRSSSLGTSALVPFRRQSFFDQVNQSLEKDSLTIKSALRAQRPLSASNVQTRRSTNPLNLLKDKSITKSILNGASQERRKEMDFNRAEMEHKRWQEEHRQLKKKQQQEADGIRRQLRRGNQRQKLCQRTLQGLEKQLEHKDRALQHMALLQAAGAERSRKESFLLEKRKASQRLQFLKTQRLQREELQAEHNERSSEQEKERLDFLRSRMQSRQEMLEQVLREQDRQQNQHQAAKGGVFQSRDHSQQKMKKGGQNLCDLQQYLREQNL, encoded by the exons ATGGAGAACGAGTCATATCCAGTACATGTTGCGTGTCTTCTGAGAGATTCAGGTGCTCATGaaagaaacatgcaaaacaTAACGGAGAAAGCAGCCAAGCAATCGGGGGGGTCCTTTCAAGCAATCAGGCTCCTCCCTACTGCTCCTGGAAAG GGAAGCTCCAGGTCTAACTTATATGCCCAGTGTTGTCACACAGCTAATAAAGATCCCTGTGGCTCTCTGCTGCCAAGATGTCCAGTAACAGA ctttCCTGTTTGTGCGTGGAACCCAGATTCCCTTTGTATGCCCTTGATATCCTTAGCAAAAAGGAATTTCATTGATTCATCCCCAGAGGCTTCTAGTCTCGTGAGGGGGGCTCGTGTGTTGGCAAGGAGAGAAGCTGATGGCCATTACTACCTGGGCCACATTGCCCAAGAG GCCTCCAGGGAACGCTTTTTAATTGAGTTTGACAAAAGCCGCAGTCTGAAAGGCAAGGTACAGCTCTGCTTGCAGGAAACGCCTCTCTACGACATTCTCCACTGTGACGATGCCAGGCAACAGCCTCTTGCTCCGGGAGACAGGGTCTTGGCACCATGGGAGGCTAGAGCTGAACGTTTTGGCCCAGGCACTGTGCTAAAGGTTATGGAGAACAAGGAGGCACATTTAG CATACAACAGAAGGGTAGTGCTTGTGAATTTCTGGAATGGGCAGACTAAGGAGGTGTCTTCTGACCAAGCTCTGCAGATTCCTCTGCCCTTAAGTGAACGCATCATCCTAGAACTGCAGATGCCTCTAGCAGCCAGGCAGATGTTGGTAGAGTCAAGCTTGGATTACCCATATGTTGTGACACCGGGTTATAGAGCCTCAGGCCATTACAGACAAGGTCACTCAGACCTGGACTGCTGGTCAAGGGGTCTGTATTTGACTCAGCCATGTGCTAAGTGCAGTTGTAGGTGTACCTTGCTTCCCCATTGCTGCCTTGCAGCCTGGGAACACACatgcaaaatgcagcaggaaGACGCCTTCATCCCAGGATCGAGCCTGACTAAAGAAGAGCTCAGCAAGAAAATAGAAGAGCAACTGTCTGAAATGAGGATTTCATCTCCAGAAAGTGTTtccagagaggaagagaaaaaggaagataagaGATTGAAGACAGAAGATGTTCCAAAATATGTTCAGTCTTGTTTGGAAGAGGACAATGAGCTTACAGAACCTAAGAAG AGTCCTCAGAGAGAGATTGCTCACACTATGGTTGATGCTGCTGTCAACACAGATAGCTGGTTAGTGGAGGTAGTCCacaaggaagaagcagacaGCAGACAACAAGACGCTGAAACCGAGGTTAATTTTAAACACCAGCAAG GTCTTTTTGAGTCCAGAGCAACAGAAGCTCCAATCCAGCATTCCCAAAGGAGCTCTTCCCTCGGAACCAGTGCTTTGGTTCCTTTCAGGCGCCAAAGCTTCTTTGACCAAGTGAATCAATCACTAGAGAAAGACAGCCTGACCATCAAATCAGCTCTACGTGCACAGAGACCACTCAGTGCCTCCAATGTGCAGACTAGGAGATCCACAAATCCTCtaaatcttttaaaagacaaaagcattACA aaaTCAATCCTTAATGGTGCATCTCAGGAGAGACGGAAAGAGATGGACTTCAACAGAGCCGAGATGGAGCACAAAAGGTGGCAAGAGGAACACAGGCAGCtgaagaagaagcagcagcaagaggcaGATGGCATTCGACGCCAGCTGCGCAGGGGCAACCAGAG gCAGAAGTTGTGTCAGAGAACATTGCAAGGGCTGGAGAAACAGCTGGAGCACAAAGACAGGGCTTTGCAGCACATGGCActgctccaggctgctggggcagagaggagcaggaaggaATCCTTCTTGCTAGAGAAGAGGAAGGCAAGTCAGAGGCTACAGTTCTTGAAGACACAGCGTTTGCAGAGAGAGGAGTTGCAGGCAGAACACAATGAAAGGAGCTCTgaacaagagaaagaaaggctG GATTTTCTCAGGAGCAGAATGCAGTCACGGCAGGAAATGTTGGAACAAGTATTACGGGAGCAGGACAGGCAACAAAACCAGCACCAAGCTGCCAAAGGGGGAGTGTTCCAGAGCAGAGACCATTCAcagcagaagatgaaaaaaggtGGCCAAAACCTCTGTGACCTCCAGCAGTACCTCAGAGAACAGAATCTTTAA